A window of Tripterygium wilfordii isolate XIE 37 chromosome 7, ASM1340144v1, whole genome shotgun sequence contains these coding sequences:
- the LOC120002024 gene encoding MLO-like protein 6, translating into MAGASGGRSLEQTPTWAVAIVCFVLVVISIIIEHIIHVIGKWLRKKHKTALYEALEKIKSELMLLGFISLLLTVGQSLISNICIPEKVANTWHPCSKNKTQKSRQRLLSFLSDSGGSVRRALASPDSSNTCGSGKVSFISSDGIHQLHIFIFVLAVFHVLYCILTMALGRAKMRSWKRWEKETRTVEYQFSHDPERFRFARETSFGRRHLSFWTNSPFLIWIACFFRQFVRSVPKVDYLTLRHGFIMAHLAPQSGAKFDFQKYINRSLEEDFKVVVGISPPIWFMAVLFLLFNTHGWFSYLWLPFIPLIIILLVGTKLQVIITKMGLRIMERGEVVKGVPVVQPGDDLFWLNRPRLLLYLINFVLFQNAFQLAFFVWSWYEFGIKSCFHEHLEDIIIRVSMGVLIQILCSYVTLPLYALVTQMGSNMKPTIFNERVAVALRNWHHTAKKHIKQSKGSVTPMSSRPTTPSHHMSPVHLLRHYKSEVDSIQTSPRRSNVDMENWDTDSPSPSHPHISGDGSSSSHHHFRQMEQAYAEDENRNVNEAGLRNQAPQHEIDIASSQEFSFDKRHGTI; encoded by the exons aTGGCAGGAGCTAGTGGAGGAAGATCTCTGGAGCAGACACCCACATGGGCTGTTGCCATAGTTTGTTTCGTTTTGGTCGTGATTTCAATAATCATAGAGCACATAATACATGTTATTGGGAAG TGGTTAAGGAAGAAACACAAGACAGCTCTTTACGAAGCACTAGAAAAAATCAAATCAG AGCTTATGCTATTGGGGTTTATATCCCTGCTTCTAACGGTAGGGCAAAGTCTTATCTCCAACATATGCATACCGGAGAAAGTTGCGAACACTTGGCATCCATGCAGCAAAAACAAGACCCAAAAGAGCCGGCAGAGACTTCTTTCGTTTTTGTCAGATTCCGGGGGAAGCGTACGGCGTGCTTTGGCGTCGCCGGATTCATCTAACACTTGTGGTTCG GGAAAAGTCTCGTTCATATCATCGGATGGTATTCATCAACTACACATTTTTATATTCGTGTTGGCTGTTTTCCATGTTCTTTATTGTATCCTCACAATGGCTTTGGGTCGAGCTaag ATGAGGAGTTGGAAAAGATGGGAGAAAGAGACGAGAACGGTAGAGTACCAATTCTCTCATGATCCTGAGAGGTTTAGGTTTGCGAGAGAAACATCATTCGGAAGAAGACATTTGAGCTTTTGGACCAACTCTCCTTTCCTCATTTGGATT GCGTGTTTCTTTAGGCAGTTCGTGAGGTCGGTTCCTAAGGTTGATTATTTGACATTGCGACATGGATTTATTATG GCACATTTGGCCCCTCAAAGCGGCGCAAAATTCGATTTCCAAAAGTACATTAATAGGTCACTTGAAGAGGACTTCAAGGTGGTCGTGGGAATTAGTCCTCCAATCTGGTTCATGGCCGTGCTCTTCCTTCTCTTTAATACCCATG GTTGGTTTTCTTATCTATGGCTACCATTTATCCCATTAATC ATCATCCTGTTAGTTGGAACTAAGCTACAGGTGATCATAACCAAAATGGGTCTCAGAATAATGGAGAGAGGGGAGGTTGTGAAAGGAGTGCCGGTAGTTCAGCCAGGTGATGACCTATTCTGGTTAAATCGCCCACGCCTCCTCCTCTACCTCATCAACTTTGTTCTCTTTCAG AATGCCTTTCAACTTGCATTCTTTGTATGGAGTTGG tATGAATTCGGAATAAAATCTTGTTTCCACGAGCATTTGGAGGATATAATCATCAGAGTTTCGATGGG GGTCCTTATACAAATCCTTTGTAGCTACGTCACGCTCCCTCTCTATGCCCTTGTAACACAGATGGGCTCAAATATGAAGCCAACAATTTTCAATGAAAGAGTTGCGGTTGCTCTACGAAACTGGCACCACACAGCCAAAAAACACATCAAGCAGAGCAAAGGGTCCGTGACCCCAATGTCAAGCAGACCAACCACACCATCCCACCACATGTCCCCTGTCCACCTATTGCGCCATTACAAAAGCGAAGTCGACAGCATTCAAACATCACCTAGAAGATCCAATGTTGATATGGAAAATTGGGATACAGATTCTCCCTCTCCTTCACACCCTCACATTAGTGGTGATGGTTCGTCGTCTTCACACCATCATTTTCGGCAAATGGAACAAGCTTATGCTGAGGATGAAAACAGGAATGTGAATGAAGCGGGTTTGCGTAATCAAGCGCCTCAGCATGAGATTGATATTGCATCATCTCAAgagttttcttttgataagAGACACGGAACCATAtaa